One Lacunisphaera limnophila DNA window includes the following coding sequences:
- a CDS encoding FG-GAP-like repeat-containing protein, with protein MPAAQTGIVAENRYADPLMWTDHYQELVYGAMGTGVAVGDFDGDGRVDLFVVSKTEASRLFRNLGGWKFEEVTVQAGISEPGKPAGWTQGAAFADVDNDGRLDLYLCRFGVPNQLFMNRGDGTFREEAAARGLAVVDASGMAAFGDYDRDGDLDVFVQTNLFDAVKAPGGQKDFLFRNRGDGTFDDVTVTAGIAGEAMGHSAVWWDYDGDGWPDLYVANDYASPDVLYHNNRDGTFANVINRVVPRTPYYSMGSDLGDVDNDGRLDLLVADMAASTREKDQRGMAGSRARTQDQTDDPVIAPPLMHSALYLNTGGARFREGALQAGMAATDWTWSPRWEDFDLDGRVDLHLTNGMIREYHNADLLERLMALENPADSRRAMQAAPVFAERNLAYRNQGGLAFEEVGVAWGLGQVGVSFGSATGDFDGDGDLDLVYGNYEAGPTVLRNDSDTGHRLVVALQGTTSNRFGVGATVRVESTLGRQVRTLVLARGYLSTSEPVLHFGLGKDEIIKTLTVEWPSGHRQRFTNLSADQKLTITEPAGPARPEAALQPSALFTAQTLDLVTREQPETDSNPQALLPFRFDRRGPALAVLPKDGREQLLLGGTTKDPLTGFALADALDDGPLLVFEANGDGLPDLLQTKAGTSRPIGADYQPKLHLGTATGFTSAPLPALPQSTGAVTAADFDRDGDLDVFLGARVLPGKYPLSPRSVLLRNDGGRFTEMPLPQNGELGLITSAVWSDLDADGWPDLLLATEWGPVVYLHNEQGQGFTDRSVAQGFAATGFWSSIVAGDFNGDGRSDYAVGNAGLNTAYRDGPAILFHGRFGDGGPPQVIEAMEENTQLYPRRTRNELGPRVAGLLRRFPRQNDYAKATLTEVLGAERLAKARRFDATELRSGVYLSQPVGPHRFVALPWEVQLAPVQGMVALDVTGDGHVDLALVQNSHAPASSLGRFSGGVGVMLAGDGRGGFRALDPQTSGLLVPGDAKALVVTDRNADGWPDLVASRNDESALAFVHRGLDGHRPLRVALQGPAGNPSAIGANVTLILADGSTRTAMVSAGSGYYSQSTPAVFFSFPAATPPRSITITWPDGATSAHPLSADATGTVVLNHATR; from the coding sequence ATGCCCGCGGCCCAGACCGGCATCGTGGCCGAGAACCGCTACGCCGACCCGCTCATGTGGACCGACCATTATCAGGAGTTGGTCTACGGCGCGATGGGCACGGGGGTGGCGGTGGGGGATTTTGACGGGGACGGCCGCGTGGACCTGTTTGTGGTGAGCAAGACGGAGGCGAGCCGGCTGTTCCGGAACCTGGGCGGCTGGAAGTTTGAGGAGGTGACGGTGCAAGCCGGGATCAGCGAGCCGGGCAAGCCGGCGGGTTGGACGCAGGGCGCGGCGTTTGCCGACGTGGACAACGACGGCCGGCTCGATCTCTACCTCTGCCGATTCGGCGTGCCCAACCAGTTGTTCATGAATCGCGGGGACGGCACCTTCCGCGAGGAAGCGGCGGCGCGCGGTCTGGCGGTGGTGGACGCCAGCGGCATGGCGGCCTTCGGCGACTATGATCGCGACGGGGACCTGGATGTCTTTGTGCAGACCAACCTGTTCGATGCCGTCAAGGCGCCGGGCGGGCAGAAGGACTTCCTGTTCCGCAATCGCGGCGACGGCACCTTCGATGACGTGACCGTGACCGCGGGCATCGCGGGCGAAGCAATGGGTCACTCGGCCGTGTGGTGGGACTACGATGGCGACGGCTGGCCGGACCTTTATGTGGCCAACGATTACGCCTCGCCCGACGTCCTTTATCACAACAACCGCGACGGCACTTTCGCCAACGTCATCAACCGCGTCGTGCCGCGCACGCCCTACTACTCCATGGGTTCCGACCTCGGCGACGTGGACAATGACGGCCGGCTGGACCTGCTGGTGGCGGATATGGCGGCGAGCACCCGCGAAAAAGACCAGCGGGGCATGGCCGGGTCGCGGGCCCGCACGCAGGATCAGACGGACGACCCCGTGATCGCGCCGCCGCTGATGCATAGCGCGCTCTACTTGAACACCGGCGGGGCGCGGTTCCGCGAGGGGGCGCTGCAGGCGGGCATGGCCGCCACGGACTGGACCTGGTCGCCGCGCTGGGAGGACTTCGACCTCGACGGCCGCGTCGACCTGCACCTGACGAACGGCATGATCCGCGAGTATCACAACGCGGATTTGCTCGAGCGCCTCATGGCGCTGGAAAATCCCGCCGACTCCCGCCGGGCGATGCAGGCGGCGCCGGTGTTTGCCGAGCGGAACCTGGCGTACCGGAACCAAGGTGGCTTGGCGTTTGAGGAGGTGGGGGTGGCGTGGGGGCTGGGGCAGGTGGGAGTGAGCTTTGGGTCGGCGACGGGAGACTTTGACGGGGACGGGGACCTGGACTTGGTGTACGGCAACTACGAAGCCGGACCGACGGTGTTGCGCAACGACAGCGACACGGGCCACCGGTTGGTGGTGGCGTTGCAGGGCACCACCTCAAACCGCTTTGGCGTGGGCGCGACGGTGCGGGTGGAGAGCACGCTGGGCCGGCAAGTTCGCACCTTGGTGCTGGCGCGCGGTTACCTCTCGACGAGCGAGCCGGTGCTGCACTTTGGTTTGGGTAAAGACGAGATCATCAAAACGCTCACGGTCGAGTGGCCCAGCGGGCACCGGCAGCGTTTCACGAACCTCAGCGCGGACCAAAAACTCACGATCACGGAACCGGCGGGCCCGGCCCGGCCGGAAGCCGCACTTCAACCGTCCGCGCTGTTCACCGCGCAGACGCTCGACCTGGTCACGCGCGAACAGCCCGAGACCGACAGCAACCCGCAGGCCTTGCTGCCGTTCCGCTTTGACCGGCGCGGACCCGCCCTTGCGGTATTACCGAAGGACGGCCGCGAACAGCTCCTGCTTGGCGGTACGACGAAGGATCCGCTCACGGGCTTCGCGCTCGCGGACGCCTTGGATGACGGCCCCCTGCTTGTCTTCGAAGCCAACGGCGACGGCCTGCCTGATTTGCTGCAAACCAAGGCGGGCACGAGCCGGCCGATAGGGGCCGACTATCAGCCGAAGCTGCACCTCGGCACCGCCACGGGCTTCACGTCCGCGCCGTTGCCGGCCCTGCCGCAAAGCACCGGAGCCGTCACCGCGGCCGACTTCGATCGCGATGGGGACCTCGACGTCTTCCTCGGCGCCCGCGTGCTGCCGGGCAAATACCCGCTTTCGCCCCGCAGCGTGCTCCTGCGCAACGACGGCGGGCGATTCACCGAGATGCCGCTGCCCCAGAACGGGGAACTGGGCCTGATCACCTCCGCGGTCTGGAGCGATCTCGACGCCGATGGCTGGCCGGATCTCTTGCTCGCCACCGAGTGGGGCCCGGTCGTTTACCTCCACAACGAGCAAGGCCAAGGCTTCACTGATCGCTCGGTCGCGCAGGGTTTTGCCGCGACGGGCTTCTGGTCGTCGATCGTCGCCGGCGACTTTAACGGCGACGGCCGCTCCGACTACGCGGTGGGCAACGCAGGATTGAACACAGCGTATCGCGACGGCCCGGCCATCCTCTTCCACGGCCGTTTCGGGGACGGTGGCCCGCCACAGGTGATCGAGGCAATGGAGGAAAACACCCAGCTCTACCCGCGTCGCACTAGGAATGAACTCGGTCCCCGTGTCGCCGGCCTGCTGCGCCGTTTCCCGCGGCAAAACGATTACGCGAAAGCTACCCTCACGGAGGTCCTCGGCGCCGAGCGCCTGGCCAAGGCGCGGCGCTTCGACGCGACGGAGCTGCGCAGCGGCGTCTACCTCAGCCAGCCGGTCGGCCCGCACCGCTTCGTGGCTTTGCCGTGGGAAGTCCAGCTCGCCCCCGTGCAGGGCATGGTCGCCCTTGATGTTACCGGCGATGGCCACGTGGATCTTGCGCTCGTGCAAAACTCCCACGCGCCGGCTTCCTCGCTCGGACGCTTCAGCGGCGGGGTAGGCGTGATGTTGGCCGGCGACGGCCGCGGCGGCTTCCGGGCGCTCGATCCGCAGACAAGCGGTCTGCTGGTGCCCGGCGACGCGAAGGCGCTGGTTGTGACTGATCGCAATGCCGACGGCTGGCCGGACCTGGTCGCCAGCCGCAACGACGAGTCCGCGCTGGCATTTGTGCATCGTGGGCTCGACGGGCATCGCCCGCTGCGGGTGGCGTTGCAAGGTCCGGCGGGCAACCCGTCGGCGATCGGCGCCAATGTAACGCTCATCCTTGCCGACGGGTCGACCCGCACGGCCATGGTCTCGGCCGGCTCCGGCTACTACTCCCAGTCCACCCCGGCGGTGTTCTTCAGTTTTCCCGCCGCCACGCCGCCGCGCTCCATCACCATCACCTGGCCCGATGGCGCGACCTCGGCCCATCCGTTATCGGCCGATGCGACGGGCACGGTCGTACTCAATCATGCCACGCGCTGA
- a CDS encoding tetratricopeptide repeat protein: protein MVGAVLLLVALGGAGGYLWQRAARNARVRADLPALPATGTNATLRDLLAQARAAAETGRLEAVAELGRLCHANEFRPEAEACWRLLIREQPGEARWHYYLADLRRMAGDQAETEAALERTVAADGTAATAWLQLAEMKFKSGRPDAAETAYRRRLALLPGDPYAELGLARIAQLRGQADDTSRRLELILAQHPKFSAAHNLYAELQSAAGREDLADLHRWLGREAGRFREAEDPWLEDLNERCYDPRRLCHLGVIAYQTNHGDRGRARFERALALAPSDPLPYEMLGSLLLELGSAEAARALLADGIARAERTAPSPQHYLRLSEACRTLQQPEPARQALVDGLRRHPDSPELLHARGNQLKADGQTAEAAAAYRRALELNPAFVEADFALALLLLETGRPAEAVAALDHALSMQPTFPKARLLLARLEMEVGRFDAAGHHLLPLLKANPGSPEIRQIVASWRLQAGRAAEKSDPAAAEQHYRAGLALVPDQADLNAGLGVRLLVTDRVPEAVPLLETFYRLQPANPQAALFLGQAYARSGRMPDARRVLAAGLDQAERAGQTATARNFREILSMLPR, encoded by the coding sequence ATGGTAGGCGCGGTCCTCTTGCTCGTCGCGCTCGGCGGCGCCGGCGGATACTTGTGGCAGCGCGCGGCCCGGAACGCGCGCGTGCGAGCCGACCTGCCCGCCCTCCCCGCCACCGGGACCAACGCCACGCTGCGGGACCTGCTGGCACAGGCGCGAGCCGCGGCCGAGACCGGCCGGCTCGAGGCCGTGGCCGAACTCGGCCGCCTCTGCCACGCCAATGAGTTCCGTCCCGAGGCCGAGGCCTGCTGGCGGCTGCTCATCCGGGAACAACCCGGCGAGGCCCGCTGGCACTACTACCTGGCCGACCTGCGGCGCATGGCGGGCGATCAGGCGGAAACGGAGGCGGCACTCGAGCGCACCGTGGCCGCCGACGGCACCGCCGCCACCGCCTGGCTGCAACTCGCCGAGATGAAGTTCAAGAGCGGGCGCCCCGACGCGGCCGAGACCGCCTACCGGCGCCGCCTGGCCCTCCTGCCCGGCGATCCTTACGCGGAACTGGGCCTGGCCCGCATCGCCCAGCTGCGCGGGCAGGCAGACGACACGTCGCGCCGGCTGGAGCTCATCCTGGCGCAACACCCGAAGTTCTCCGCCGCGCACAACCTCTACGCGGAGCTGCAATCCGCCGCCGGCCGGGAGGATCTCGCCGATCTGCACCGCTGGCTCGGCCGGGAGGCGGGCCGGTTTCGCGAAGCCGAAGACCCGTGGCTCGAGGATCTGAATGAGCGCTGCTACGATCCGCGACGCCTGTGCCATCTCGGCGTCATCGCCTACCAAACCAATCATGGCGACCGCGGCCGCGCCCGCTTTGAGCGGGCCCTCGCCCTGGCGCCCAGCGATCCCTTGCCCTACGAGATGCTCGGCTCATTGCTGCTGGAACTCGGATCCGCCGAAGCCGCGCGCGCGCTCCTCGCCGACGGCATCGCGCGCGCGGAGCGCACGGCACCCTCGCCGCAGCACTACCTGCGGCTCAGCGAGGCCTGCCGCACGCTCCAGCAACCTGAGCCGGCGCGCCAGGCGCTGGTGGACGGCCTGCGCCGTCATCCCGATTCACCCGAACTCCTCCACGCCCGGGGCAACCAGCTGAAAGCCGACGGCCAGACCGCCGAGGCCGCCGCCGCCTATCGCCGGGCCCTGGAGCTGAACCCGGCCTTTGTGGAGGCCGACTTCGCCCTCGCCCTGCTGCTCTTGGAAACCGGCCGCCCCGCCGAGGCCGTGGCGGCCCTGGACCACGCCCTCAGCATGCAGCCGACCTTCCCCAAGGCCCGGCTGCTGCTCGCCCGCCTGGAGATGGAGGTTGGCCGCTTCGACGCTGCCGGCCACCACCTGCTGCCGCTGCTCAAGGCCAATCCCGGTTCCCCCGAGATCCGCCAGATAGTCGCGAGCTGGCGCCTGCAGGCCGGCCGCGCCGCCGAAAAATCCGACCCGGCGGCGGCCGAGCAACATTACCGCGCCGGCCTCGCCCTCGTCCCGGACCAAGCCGACCTGAACGCCGGCCTCGGCGTGCGGTTGCTCGTTACCGACCGCGTGCCCGAGGCCGTGCCCCTGCTGGAGACGTTTTACCGGCTGCAGCCAGCCAACCCGCAGGCCGCGCTCTTCCTCGGCCAGGCTTACGCCCGCAGCGGCCGGATGCCGGATGCCCGTCGCGTGCTGGCGGCCGGGCTGGACCAGGCCGAGCGGGCCGGCCAGACGGCCACCGCCCGCAATTTCCGCGAAATCCTCTCCATGCTGCCGCGCTGA
- a CDS encoding FG-GAP-like repeat-containing protein: MPAAQTGIVAENRYADPRMWKEKFQEFKFGAMGTGVAVGDFDGDGRVDLFVVSKTEASRLFRNLGGWKFEEVTVQAGISEPGKPAGWTQGAAFADVDNDGRLDLYLSRFGVPNLLFMNRGDGTFREEAAARGLAVVDASGQAAFCDYDRDGDLDVYVQTNLLDTVKAPQGQPDYLFRNRGDGTFENVTMTAGMAGGETAGHSATWWDHDEDGWPDLYVANDYAVPDFLYRNNRDGTFTDVIGRAVDQTPHSSMGADLGDVDNDGRADLLVADMATSTREKDQRGTAKIRAMLDTAVHPPGVFQYMRSMLYLGTGTARLREGAWLAGMAGTDWTWSPRFEDFDNDGRLDLHVTNGMVRELHNADLVQDISASESLEAGMRLEKAAPVFAERNLAYRNQGGLAFEEVGVAWGLGQVGVSFGSATGDFDGDGDLDLVYGNYEAGPTVLRNDSDTGHRLVVALRGTTSNRFGVGATVRVESALGRQVRTLVLARGYLSTSEPVLHFGLGKDEVIKTLTVEWPSGHRQRFTNLSADQKLTITEPAGPARPEAPVQPSALFTAQTLELQAREQPETDSNPQALLPFRFDRRGPALAVLPKDGREQLLLGGTTKDPLTGFALADALDDGPLLVFEANGDGLPDLLQTKAGTSRPMGADYQPKLHLGTATGFTSAPLPALPQSTGAVTAADFDRDGDLDVFLGARVLPGKYPLPPRSVLLRNDGGRFSEMPLPQNGELGLITSASFSDLDADGWPDLLLATEWGPVVYLHNEQGLGFTDRSAAQGFSASGFWASIVAADFNGDGRPDYAVGNAGLNTPYREGPAYLFHGRFGDGGPPQVIEAVQENNQLYPRRTRNELGPRVAGLLRRFPRHNDYAKATLTEVLGAERLAKARRFDATELRSGLYLSQPVGPHRFVALPWEVQLAPVQGMVALDVTGDGHVDLALVQNSHAPAPSLGRFSGGVGLLLAGDGRGGFRALDPQTSGLLVPGDAKALVVTDRNADGWPDLVASRNDESALAFLHRGVAGQQPLRVVLQGPAGNPTAIGATVTLTLADGSTRTAAITAGSGYYSQSSPAVFFSYPSATPARAFTVTWSDGTSSTHAIEPNGGIMHTLVHPR, from the coding sequence ATGCCCGCGGCCCAGACCGGCATCGTGGCGGAAAACCGCTACGCCGACCCGCGGATGTGGAAGGAGAAATTCCAGGAATTCAAATTCGGCGCGATGGGCACGGGGGTGGCGGTGGGGGATTTTGACGGGGACGGCCGCGTGGACCTGTTTGTGGTAAGCAAGACGGAGGCGAGCCGGCTGTTCCGCAACCTGGGCGGCTGGAAGTTTGAGGAGGTGACGGTGCAGGCCGGGATCAGCGAGCCGGGCAAGCCAGCGGGTTGGACGCAAGGCGCGGCGTTTGCCGACGTCGATAATGACGGCCGGCTGGACCTGTATCTCTCCCGTTTTGGCGTACCGAACCTGTTGTTCATGAATCGCGGGGACGGCACCTTCCGCGAGGAAGCGGCGGCGCGCGGGCTGGCGGTCGTGGATGCGAGCGGGCAGGCCGCCTTCTGCGACTACGACCGCGATGGCGACCTCGACGTGTATGTGCAGACGAACCTGCTCGACACGGTCAAGGCGCCGCAAGGCCAGCCGGACTACCTGTTCCGCAATCGCGGCGACGGCACCTTCGAGAATGTCACGATGACGGCGGGCATGGCCGGAGGCGAAACGGCGGGGCACTCGGCAACGTGGTGGGATCACGATGAGGATGGGTGGCCGGATCTCTATGTCGCCAACGACTACGCCGTGCCGGATTTTCTCTACCGCAACAACCGCGACGGCACCTTCACCGACGTCATCGGCCGGGCGGTCGACCAGACCCCGCATTCCTCGATGGGCGCCGACCTGGGTGACGTGGACAACGATGGCCGGGCCGACCTGCTGGTCGCGGACATGGCCACGAGCACGCGCGAGAAGGACCAGCGCGGCACGGCGAAGATCCGCGCCATGCTGGACACGGCCGTGCATCCGCCGGGTGTTTTTCAGTACATGCGCAGCATGCTCTACCTCGGTACCGGCACCGCCCGGCTGCGCGAAGGGGCCTGGCTGGCGGGAATGGCCGGCACGGACTGGACCTGGTCGCCGCGATTCGAGGATTTCGACAACGACGGTCGACTCGACCTGCATGTCACCAACGGCATGGTGCGTGAGTTGCATAACGCCGACTTGGTGCAGGATATCTCGGCGAGCGAGAGTCTGGAGGCGGGGATGCGCCTCGAAAAAGCGGCGCCGGTGTTTGCGGAGCGGAACCTGGCGTACCGGAACCAAGGTGGCTTGGCGTTTGAGGAGGTGGGGGTGGCGTGGGGGCTGGGGCAGGTGGGAGTGAGTTTTGGGTCGGCGACGGGAGACTTTGACGGGGACGGGGACCTGGACCTGGTGTACGGCAACTACGAGGCGGGGCCGACGGTGTTGCGCAACGACAGCGACACGGGGCACCGGTTGGTGGTGGCGTTGCGGGGCACCACCTCAAACCGCTTTGGCGTGGGCGCGACGGTGCGAGTCGAGAGTGCGTTGGGCCGGCAGGTGCGCACGTTGGTGCTGGCGCGCGGTTACCTCTCGACGAGCGAGCCGGTGCTGCACTTTGGTTTGGGGAAAGATGAGGTCATCAAAACGCTCACGGTCGAGTGGCCCAGCGGCCACCGGCAGCGTTTCACGAACCTCAGCGCGGACCAAAAACTCACGATTACGGAACCGGCGGGCCCGGCCCGGCCGGAAGCCCCGGTTCAACCGTCCGCGCTCTTCACCGCGCAGACGCTCGAGTTGCAGGCGCGCGAGCAACCCGAGACCGACAGCAACCCGCAGGCGCTGCTGCCGTTCCGCTTTGACCGGCGCGGACCCGCCCTCGCGGTATTACCGAAGGACGGCCGCGAACAGCTCCTGCTTGGCGGTACGACGAAGGATCCCCTCACAGGCTTCGCGCTCGCCGACGCCTTGGATGACGGCCCCCTGCTTGTCTTCGAAGCCAACGGCGACGGCCTGCCTGATTTGCTGCAAACCAAGGCGGGCACGAGCCGGCCGATGGGGGCCGACTATCAGCCGAAGCTGCACCTCGGCACCGCCACGGGCTTCACGTCCGCGCCGTTGCCGGCCCTGCCGCAGAGCACCGGAGCCGTCACCGCGGCCGACTTCGATCGCGATGGGGACCTCGACGTCTTCCTCGGCGCCCGCGTGCTGCCGGGCAAATACCCGCTCCCGCCCCGCAGCGTGCTCCTGCGCAACGACGGTGGACGCTTCTCCGAGATGCCCCTGCCCCAGAACGGCGAACTGGGCCTGATCACCTCGGCAAGCTTCAGCGATCTCGACGCCGACGGCTGGCCGGATCTCTTGCTCGCCACCGAGTGGGGCCCGGTCGTTTACCTCCACAACGAGCAAGGTCTGGGATTTACTGATCGCAGTGCCGCGCAGGGTTTTTCTGCCTCTGGCTTTTGGGCTTCGATCGTCGCCGCCGATTTCAACGGCGATGGCCGGCCCGACTACGCGGTGGGCAACGCGGGATTGAACACACCCTACCGCGAAGGTCCGGCCTATCTCTTCCACGGTCGCTTCGGGGACGGCGGTCCGCCGCAGGTCATCGAGGCGGTGCAGGAGAACAACCAGCTCTATCCACGTCGCACCCGCAATGAGCTCGGGCCGCGCGTCGCGGGCCTGCTGCGCCGCTTCCCCCGGCATAACGACTACGCGAAGGCTACGCTGACCGAGGTCCTCGGCGCCGAGCGCCTGGCCAAGGCCCGGCGCTTCGACGCGACGGAGCTGCGCAGCGGGCTCTATCTGAGCCAACCGGTCGGCCCGCATCGCTTCGTGGCTTTGCCGTGGGAAGTCCAACTCGCCCCGGTACAGGGCATGGTGGCACTCGATGTTACCGGCGATGGCCACGTGGATCTTGCATTGGTGCAAAACTCCCACGCACCGGCGCCCTCGCTCGGACGCTTCAGTGGCGGGGTGGGTCTGCTGCTGGCCGGTGACGGCCGCGGCGGCTTCCGGGCGCTCGATCCGCAAACGAGCGGTCTGCTGGTGCCCGGCGACGCGAAGGCGCTGGTCGTGACTGATCGCAATGCCGACGGCTGGCCGGACCTGGTCGCCAGCCGCAATGACGAGTCTGCGCTGGCTTTCCTGCACCGGGGAGTCGCCGGCCAGCAACCGCTGCGCGTGGTGCTGCAGGGCCCGGCGGGCAATCCGACGGCGATCGGCGCAACGGTAACGCTCACCCTCGCCGACGGCTCGACCCGCACGGCCGCGATCACCGCCGGTTCCGGCTACTACTCCCAGTCTTCCCCGGCTGTGTTCTTCAGCTATCCCAGCGCCACGCCCGCACGTGCCTTCACCGTCACCTGGTCTGATGGCACGAGTTCCACGCACGCGATCGAGCCGAATGGCGGTATCATGCACACCCTGGTCCATCCGCGATGA
- a CDS encoding FG-GAP repeat domain-containing protein produces the protein MNSTVSKGLLGAAVLLLGGGALWLAKRQLEQPPARVAVLPAKATPFPPLAYDPTSIGSPVGPDDRPIVTNLQIADLDQDALPDVIYSEARHNTVRWIRQYPRGVFTEQVIAADLPAPANVWAADVQGSGRLDVLVACMGQIMPNNDRIGSVVILENLDNRTFRPHSVLENTARVTDVRAANLAGHTDGRLDLVVGQFGYAQGETRWMRNLGGWQFESQVVNRQSGTVHTPVADFDGDSRPDFAALVSQEWEEIHLFRQAVPGGEFKDELAWGSTNEDYGSSGLATADVNRDGRPDLIYTNGDGFDYAVRGHRPWHGLQWLENTGQGSFRYHRVGDLPGAYAPCAADLNGDGFTDLVAVSGFADWDKPSAVALMAWLNDGQQGFTPVPLASSPIKLMTAAVGDLDGDGVPEIVTGALHAFPPYEKLSNITLWRRR, from the coding sequence ATGAACTCCACCGTGTCCAAAGGGTTGCTCGGGGCCGCCGTGCTGCTGCTCGGCGGCGGGGCGCTCTGGCTGGCCAAACGCCAGCTGGAACAACCCCCGGCACGGGTGGCGGTGCTTCCGGCCAAAGCGACGCCTTTCCCGCCGCTCGCCTACGATCCAACGTCGATCGGGAGCCCAGTCGGCCCGGATGACCGGCCGATCGTCACCAACCTGCAGATTGCGGATCTCGATCAGGACGCCCTGCCGGACGTCATTTACAGCGAAGCCCGCCACAACACCGTGCGCTGGATCCGCCAATACCCCCGCGGCGTGTTCACCGAGCAGGTCATCGCCGCCGATCTGCCCGCGCCCGCCAATGTCTGGGCGGCCGACGTGCAGGGCAGCGGACGGCTCGACGTGCTCGTCGCCTGCATGGGCCAGATCATGCCGAACAACGACCGCATCGGCTCCGTCGTAATTCTCGAGAATCTCGACAACCGCACCTTTCGCCCGCACTCGGTCCTCGAAAACACCGCCCGCGTGACTGACGTCCGCGCCGCTAACCTCGCCGGGCACACCGACGGGCGGCTCGACCTGGTCGTCGGCCAGTTCGGCTACGCCCAGGGCGAGACCCGCTGGATGCGCAACCTCGGTGGCTGGCAATTTGAGAGCCAGGTGGTCAACCGCCAGTCCGGCACGGTGCACACCCCCGTGGCGGATTTCGACGGCGACAGCCGCCCGGATTTTGCCGCGCTCGTCTCCCAGGAATGGGAGGAGATCCACCTCTTCCGGCAAGCGGTCCCCGGGGGCGAGTTCAAGGACGAGCTCGCCTGGGGCTCGACCAACGAGGACTACGGCAGCAGCGGCCTCGCCACAGCGGACGTCAATCGCGACGGCCGGCCCGATCTTATCTACACCAACGGCGACGGCTTCGACTACGCCGTGCGGGGGCATCGGCCGTGGCACGGCCTGCAGTGGTTGGAAAATACGGGCCAGGGCAGCTTTCGTTATCACCGCGTCGGCGACCTGCCCGGCGCCTACGCGCCCTGCGCCGCCGACCTGAACGGTGACGGCTTCACCGACCTCGTCGCCGTGAGCGGTTTCGCGGATTGGGACAAACCGTCGGCCGTCGCACTGATGGCGTGGCTGAATGACGGCCAGCAAGGTTTCACCCCCGTGCCGCTGGCCTCCAGCCCGATCAAGCTCATGACCGCCGCCGTCGGCGACCTCGACGGCGACGGGGTGCCGGAGATCGTGACCGGCGCGCTCCACGCGTTCCCGCCCTACGAGAAGCTGAGCAACATCACGCTCTGGCGCCGCCGGTGA